In Streptomyces thermolilacinus SPC6, a single genomic region encodes these proteins:
- a CDS encoding TerD family protein gives MAFWDSLRQNRTAQFDTGSAATNAIDLTRRRPTLSLTKQGATSGNLRVNLSWKMRTSDFDDRSRQSGRLLRHPLKFFQPEPVQAHTRAVASVDLDIGCLYELADGSKGVVQPLGGYYGDLNDPPYVKLSGDDRFGSSGETIFVNLDHRDDFKRLLFFVYIYDQTPAFDRTHAMMTLYPSSGPRIEIELDERAPEARSCAVFLLENVKGELLVRREVKFVYGFQGELDRMYGWGMQWGRGFKAGAS, from the coding sequence ATGGCCTTCTGGGACAGCCTGCGGCAGAACAGGACGGCGCAGTTCGACACGGGCAGCGCCGCGACCAACGCGATCGACCTGACCAGGCGGCGCCCGACGCTCTCGCTCACCAAGCAGGGCGCCACGAGCGGCAATCTGCGCGTCAACCTCTCATGGAAGATGCGCACGTCCGACTTCGACGACAGGTCCCGGCAGAGCGGCCGGCTGCTGCGGCATCCGCTGAAGTTCTTCCAGCCCGAACCGGTCCAGGCCCACACGCGGGCGGTGGCCAGCGTCGATCTGGACATCGGGTGCCTGTACGAGCTGGCCGACGGCTCCAAGGGGGTCGTCCAGCCGCTCGGCGGCTACTACGGCGACCTCAACGACCCGCCGTACGTGAAGCTCAGCGGCGACGACCGGTTCGGCTCCTCCGGGGAGACGATCTTCGTCAACCTCGACCACCGCGACGACTTCAAGCGGCTGCTGTTCTTCGTCTACATCTACGACCAGACGCCCGCCTTCGACCGCACGCACGCCATGATGACGCTCTACCCGAGCAGCGGCCCGCGCATCGAGATCGAGCTGGACGAGCGCGCGCCCGAGGCCCGCTCCTGCGCGGTGTTCCTGCTGGAGAACGTCAAGGGCGAGCTGCTGGTGCGGCGCGAGGTGAAGTTCGTCTACGGCTTCCAGGGCGAGCTGGACCGGATGTACGGCTGGGGCATGCAGTGGGGCCGCGGCTTCAAGGCCGGGGCGTCCTGA
- a CDS encoding phosphoribosyltransferase, producing the protein MWTGTWVAGRLGVELSARGGDDEELRGLLGLALRDNPKRAHLLVSHVLGKHVPRSPAVVRGSGYELGRRVRGLLGEAEARRAVVVGYAETATGLGHCVADGLAHAPYLHSTRRPVPGMRQAAGFEEAHSHHTSHLLLPEDPELLAGPGPLVLVDDEFSTGNTVLNTVRALHERYPRERYVIVALVDMRSPEDQGRLAGFAAEIGARVDLVALAAGTVRLPDGVLEKGRALVAAHQRPAPDVTGDVAAVRRLDLGWPAGLPDGGRHGFTPEHRARLDAALPSMAARLAEALGLGLGLEGADAGTGATGVPDALAAPAAPAAPAAPAAPDARAPRILVLGCEELMYAPLALAARLEELVPHADVRFSTTTRSPVLAVDDPGYAIRTRLVFPAHDDPADGPGDRYAYNVAGGGFDAVALVVDSTADTPLLHAPDGLLAQLAAHVPRVVLAAVPSYVPERAGMLPEPLRGPAFSSYAPDEVGWLIQDLSGVELEAPTEEREEAIQSGGAHYAESLPVEYQPSDDYQKLFRSALDASAARIARAVGVVTETVLAERSPRPVLASLARAGTPVGVLMRRWARHRHGLDLPHYAVSIVRGRGIDTNALRWLRAHHDPADVVFVDGWTGKGAITRELAAALADFPDFDPEIAVLADPGSCVRVHGTREDFLIPSACLNSTVSGLISRTVLRADLVGPDDYHGAKFYRELADADVSNDFLDAVSARFDEVADAVAADTARLLAADRTPTWEGWAAVERISEEYGIHDVNLVKPGVGETTRVLLRRVPWKVLAQRGAGADLDHVRLLADQRGVPVEEVDDLPYTCVGLIHPRYTRGATGADGRAVTAP; encoded by the coding sequence GTGTGGACGGGAACATGGGTCGCCGGGCGGCTCGGGGTCGAGCTCTCCGCGCGAGGGGGCGACGACGAGGAGCTGCGCGGCCTGCTGGGGCTCGCCCTGCGGGACAACCCGAAGCGGGCGCATCTCCTCGTCTCGCACGTGCTGGGCAAGCACGTGCCGCGCAGCCCCGCCGTCGTGCGCGGCTCCGGGTACGAGCTGGGACGCCGCGTGCGGGGTCTGCTCGGCGAGGCGGAGGCGCGGCGCGCGGTCGTCGTCGGGTACGCGGAGACGGCGACCGGCCTGGGCCACTGCGTCGCCGACGGCCTCGCCCACGCCCCGTACCTGCACTCCACGCGCCGCCCCGTGCCCGGGATGCGGCAGGCGGCCGGGTTCGAGGAGGCGCACTCCCACCACACCTCGCACCTGCTGCTCCCCGAGGACCCCGAGCTGCTGGCGGGGCCGGGGCCGCTGGTGCTGGTGGACGACGAGTTCTCGACCGGCAACACCGTCCTGAACACCGTGCGGGCGCTGCACGAGCGATACCCGCGCGAGCGGTACGTGATCGTGGCGCTGGTGGACATGCGGTCGCCGGAGGACCAGGGGCGGCTGGCGGGGTTCGCCGCCGAGATCGGCGCGCGGGTGGACCTCGTGGCGCTCGCCGCCGGGACGGTACGGCTGCCGGACGGCGTCCTGGAGAAGGGCCGCGCCCTGGTGGCCGCGCACCAGCGGCCCGCGCCTGACGTGACCGGTGACGTGGCCGCCGTACGGCGCTTGGACCTGGGGTGGCCGGCCGGGCTGCCGGACGGGGGCCGCCACGGCTTCACCCCGGAGCACCGCGCCCGCCTGGACGCCGCCCTGCCGTCGATGGCGGCGCGACTGGCGGAGGCGCTGGGGCTGGGGCTGGGGCTGGAGGGCGCGGACGCAGGGACGGGCGCGACCGGGGTACCTGACGCCCTCGCCGCGCCCGCCGCGCCCGCCGCGCCCGCCGCGCCCGCCGCGCCTGACGCCCGCGCCCCGCGCATCCTCGTCCTCGGCTGCGAGGAGCTGATGTACGCGCCGCTCGCCCTGGCCGCCAGGCTGGAGGAGCTGGTCCCGCACGCCGACGTGCGGTTCTCCACCACCACCCGCTCGCCCGTGCTGGCCGTGGACGACCCCGGCTACGCCATCCGCACCCGCCTCGTCTTCCCCGCCCACGACGACCCGGCCGACGGCCCCGGCGACCGGTACGCGTACAACGTCGCCGGCGGCGGCTTCGACGCGGTCGCCCTCGTCGTGGACTCGACCGCCGACACCCCCCTGCTCCACGCCCCCGACGGCCTCCTCGCCCAGCTCGCCGCGCACGTCCCGCGCGTCGTGCTGGCCGCCGTCCCCTCGTACGTACCGGAAAGAGCCGGCATGCTGCCCGAGCCGCTGCGCGGACCCGCGTTCTCCTCCTACGCCCCCGACGAGGTCGGCTGGCTCATCCAGGACCTGTCCGGGGTCGAGCTGGAGGCCCCCACCGAGGAGCGAGAGGAGGCCATCCAGAGCGGCGGCGCCCACTACGCCGAGTCGCTGCCCGTCGAGTACCAGCCGAGCGACGACTACCAGAAGCTGTTCCGTTCCGCGCTCGACGCCTCCGCCGCCCGGATCGCCCGCGCGGTCGGCGTCGTCACCGAGACGGTCCTCGCGGAGCGCTCCCCGCGCCCCGTGCTGGCCTCCCTCGCCCGCGCGGGCACCCCCGTCGGCGTGCTGATGCGCCGCTGGGCCCGCCACCGGCACGGCCTGGACCTGCCGCACTACGCCGTGTCCATCGTGCGCGGCCGGGGCATCGACACGAACGCGCTGCGCTGGCTGCGCGCCCACCACGACCCGGCCGACGTCGTGTTCGTGGACGGCTGGACCGGCAAGGGCGCCATCACCCGCGAACTGGCCGCCGCCCTCGCGGACTTCCCCGACTTCGACCCGGAGATCGCCGTACTGGCCGACCCCGGCTCCTGCGTACGCGTCCACGGCACCCGCGAGGACTTCCTCATCCCCTCCGCGTGCCTCAACTCCACGGTGTCCGGACTGATCTCCCGCACCGTCCTGCGCGCCGACCTCGTCGGCCCGGACGACTACCACGGCGCGAAGTTCTACCGGGAGCTCGCGGACGCCGACGTGTCGAACGACTTCCTCGACGCCGTGTCCGCGCGCTTCGACGAGGTCGCGGACGCCGTCGCCGCCGACACGGCCCGGCTCCTCGCCGCCGACCGCACCCCCACCTGGGAGGGCTGGGCGGCCGTCGAGCGGATCAGCGAGGAGTACGGCATCCACGACGTGAACCTGGTCAAGCCCGGCGTCGGCGAGACCACCCGGGTCCTGCTGCGCCGCGTCCCGTGGAAGGTCCTCGCCCAGCGCGGCGCGGGCGCGGACCTGGACCACGTACGGCTCCTCGCGGACCAACGGGGCGTACCGGTCGAGGAGGTGGACGACCTGCCGTACACCTGCGTCGGGCTCATCCACCCCCGGTACACGCGCGGCGCGACCGGCGCCGACGGCCGGGCGGTGACCGCCCCGTGA
- a CDS encoding HpcH/HpaI aldolase/citrate lyase family protein, with protein sequence MRHFGHISPAARAGLFHQEPCAFDSHSPAGVLAAALGATLYSPATRPTLADDICKQVGRGVVSMVLCLEDSIGDADVPFGEENLVRQLTDLAGRDCEPPLLFVRVREPEQIPDLARRLGPAVRLLSGFVLPKFTEKRGTPFLEALATAEAEPATADALAGRPLYAMPVLESPELLHLETRADTLAGIARSVTAHRDRVLALRLGVTDFCSAYGLRRSPDMTAYDVQIVAHVIADVVNVLGRADGSGFTITGPVWEYFRLQERMFKPMLRRSPFLEGRAEALRTALIEHDLDGLLREIELDRANGLLGKTCIHPSHVQPVHALSVVSHEEYSDARDILRPERDGGGVMRSAYTNKMNEVKPHRAWAERTLRRAEVFGVAKADVGFVELLAAGLAVP encoded by the coding sequence ATGCGTCATTTCGGGCATATCTCGCCTGCTGCTCGGGCCGGACTGTTCCATCAGGAGCCGTGCGCGTTCGACAGCCACTCACCGGCCGGCGTCCTCGCGGCCGCGCTCGGCGCCACCCTCTACAGCCCCGCCACCCGTCCCACCCTCGCCGACGACATCTGCAAGCAGGTCGGGCGCGGGGTCGTGTCCATGGTGCTCTGCCTGGAGGACTCCATCGGTGACGCGGACGTCCCGTTCGGCGAGGAGAACCTCGTACGCCAGCTCACCGACCTGGCCGGGCGGGACTGCGAGCCGCCGCTGCTGTTCGTCCGCGTCCGCGAGCCCGAGCAGATACCCGACCTGGCGCGCCGCCTCGGCCCCGCCGTGCGGCTGCTGTCCGGATTCGTACTGCCGAAGTTCACCGAGAAGCGCGGCACGCCCTTCCTGGAGGCCCTCGCCACCGCCGAGGCGGAACCCGCCACGGCCGACGCGCTCGCCGGGCGGCCGCTGTACGCGATGCCCGTCCTGGAGTCGCCCGAGCTGCTGCACCTGGAGACCCGCGCCGACACCCTCGCCGGGATCGCCCGCTCCGTCACCGCCCACCGCGACCGGGTCCTGGCGCTGCGGCTCGGCGTCACCGACTTCTGCTCCGCGTACGGGCTGCGCCGCTCGCCCGACATGACCGCGTACGACGTGCAGATCGTCGCCCATGTCATCGCGGACGTCGTCAACGTCCTCGGCCGCGCCGACGGCAGCGGCTTCACCATCACCGGACCGGTGTGGGAGTACTTCCGCCTCCAGGAGCGGATGTTCAAGCCGATGCTGCGCCGCAGCCCCTTCCTGGAGGGCCGCGCCGAGGCCCTGCGCACGGCGCTGATCGAACACGACCTGGACGGGCTGCTCCGCGAGATCGAACTGGATCGGGCCAACGGCCTGCTCGGCAAGACCTGCATCCACCCCTCGCACGTCCAGCCGGTGCACGCCCTGTCCGTGGTCAGCCACGAGGAGTACAGCGACGCGCGGGACATCCTGCGCCCGGAGCGCGACGGCGGCGGCGTGATGCGCTCGGCGTACACGAACAAGATGAACGAGGTGAAGCCGCACCGCGCCTGGGCGGAGCGGACGCTGCGGCGGGCCGAGGTGTTCGGCGTCGCCAAGGCGGACGTGGGCTTCGTCGAGCTGCTCGCGGCCGGCCTGGCCGTACCGTGA
- a CDS encoding DUF3052 domain-containing protein, whose product MSATADHAEERTNPAARLGFEPGQVVQEIGYDDDVEQELREDIEAVIGQELVDEDYDDVADVVLLWFRDEDGDLTDALVDAIGLIEEGGQIWLMTPKTGRDGYIEPSDINEAAQTAGLSQTRSINAGKDWVGSRLVSPKAGKPKR is encoded by the coding sequence GTGAGCGCGACCGCGGACCACGCGGAGGAGCGGACCAACCCGGCCGCAAGGCTGGGGTTCGAGCCCGGACAGGTGGTCCAGGAGATCGGCTACGACGACGATGTCGAGCAGGAGCTCCGTGAGGACATCGAGGCTGTCATCGGCCAGGAACTCGTCGACGAGGACTACGACGACGTCGCGGACGTCGTGCTGCTGTGGTTCCGCGACGAGGACGGCGACCTCACGGACGCGCTGGTCGACGCCATCGGCCTGATCGAGGAGGGCGGCCAGATCTGGCTCATGACGCCCAAGACCGGGCGTGACGGCTACATCGAGCCCAGCGACATCAACGAGGCCGCCCAGACCGCCGGCCTCTCCCAGACCCGGAGCATCAACGCGGGCAAGGACTGGGTCGGCAGTCGCCTGGTCAGCCCCAAGGCGGGCAAGCCCAAGCGCTGA
- a CDS encoding DUF475 domain-containing protein, which produces MVLKTFGWSFAVTALGLAFAAWQWGWEAFGIVLILSILEISLSFDNAVVNAGILKKMNAFWQKIFLTIGILIAVFGMRLVFPVVIVAISAKVGPIEAVQLALDQPKQYEDLVTDAHAAIAAFGGMFLLMIFLDFIFEEREFQWLAWLERPLARLGKIDMLSVCVALIVLLVSAMTFATEAHTSAGHADKSATVLLSGVAGLITYLVVGGLSGYFENKLEESEEREHEEEEKAKRQGKPVSAVGLAGKAAFFLFLYLEVLDASFSFDGVIGAFAITNHIFWMALGLGIGAMYVRSLTVYLVRQGTLDEYVYLEHGAHYAIGALAAILLITIQHEISELITGTIGVFLIAASFLSSLRRNKRIAVAEGGAGGPGEKAEVSSGA; this is translated from the coding sequence GTGGTTCTGAAAACCTTCGGCTGGTCGTTCGCCGTCACGGCGCTCGGCCTCGCTTTCGCCGCCTGGCAGTGGGGGTGGGAGGCGTTCGGGATCGTACTGATCCTGTCCATCCTCGAGATCTCCCTCTCCTTCGACAACGCGGTCGTCAACGCCGGAATCCTCAAGAAGATGAACGCCTTCTGGCAGAAGATCTTCCTGACGATCGGCATCCTGATCGCGGTGTTCGGTATGCGACTGGTCTTCCCCGTCGTCATCGTCGCGATCAGCGCCAAGGTCGGCCCCATCGAGGCCGTGCAGCTGGCGCTCGACCAGCCGAAGCAGTACGAGGACCTGGTCACCGACGCCCACGCGGCCATCGCCGCCTTCGGCGGGATGTTCCTGCTGATGATCTTCCTCGACTTCATCTTCGAGGAGCGCGAGTTCCAGTGGCTGGCCTGGCTGGAGCGCCCGCTCGCCAGGCTCGGCAAGATCGACATGCTTTCGGTCTGTGTCGCGCTCATCGTCCTCCTCGTCAGCGCGATGACGTTCGCCACCGAGGCGCACACCAGCGCGGGCCATGCCGACAAGTCCGCCACAGTGCTGCTCTCCGGCGTCGCCGGCCTGATCACGTACCTGGTCGTCGGCGGCCTCTCCGGCTACTTCGAGAACAAGCTGGAGGAATCGGAGGAGCGGGAGCACGAGGAGGAGGAGAAGGCCAAGCGGCAGGGCAAGCCGGTCTCCGCGGTCGGCCTCGCCGGAAAGGCCGCGTTCTTCCTCTTCCTGTACCTGGAGGTCCTGGACGCCTCGTTCTCCTTCGACGGTGTCATCGGCGCCTTCGCCATCACGAACCACATCTTCTGGATGGCGCTCGGCCTCGGCATCGGCGCCATGTACGTCCGGTCGCTCACCGTCTACCTGGTCCGCCAGGGCACGCTGGACGAGTACGTGTACCTGGAGCACGGCGCGCACTACGCCATCGGCGCCCTCGCCGCGATCCTGCTGATCACCATCCAGCACGAGATCAGCGAGCTCATCACCGGCACCATCGGTGTGTTCCTGATCGCCGCGTCCTTCCTCTCCTCGCTCCGCCGCAACAAGCGCATCGCGGTGGCCGAGGGCGGTGCGGGCGGCCCCGGCGAGAAGGCCGAGGTCTCGTCCGGAGCGTGA
- a CDS encoding peroxiredoxin gives MAIEVGTKAPDFELKDNHGRTVRLGDFRGEKNVVLLFYPFAFTGVCTGELCALRDQLPRFVNEDTQLLAVSNDSIHTLRVFAEQEGLEYPLLSDFWPHGEVSRAYGVFDEEKGCAVRGTFIIDKEGVVRWTVVNGLPDARDLNDYVKALDAL, from the coding sequence ATGGCGATCGAGGTCGGCACGAAGGCTCCGGACTTCGAACTGAAGGACAACCACGGGCGCACCGTGCGACTCGGCGACTTCCGCGGCGAGAAGAACGTCGTGCTGCTCTTCTACCCGTTCGCGTTCACCGGCGTCTGCACCGGTGAGCTGTGCGCGCTCCGGGACCAGCTGCCGCGCTTCGTCAACGAGGACACCCAGCTGCTGGCCGTCTCGAACGACTCCATCCACACCCTGCGCGTGTTCGCCGAGCAGGAGGGCCTGGAGTACCCGCTGCTGTCGGACTTCTGGCCGCACGGCGAGGTCTCCCGCGCCTACGGCGTCTTCGACGAGGAGAAGGGCTGCGCGGTGCGCGGCACCTTCATCATCGACAAGGAGGGCGTGGTGCGCTGGACGGTCGTCAACGGCCTGCCGGACGCCCGCGACCTGAACGACTACGTCAAGGCACTCGACGCCCTCTGA
- a CDS encoding TerD family protein → MGVSLSKGGNVSLTKAAPNLTAVTVGLGWDVRTTTGTDFDLDASALLLNAQGKVATDGNFVFFNNLKSPDGSVEHTGDNLTGEGEGDDEQIKVNLATVPADVDKIVFPVSIYDAETRQQSFGQVRNAFIRVVNQADGQELARYDLSEDASTETAMVFGELYRHGAEWKFRAIGQGYASGLRGIAQDFGVNV, encoded by the coding sequence GTGGGAGTCAGCCTCAGCAAGGGCGGCAACGTCTCGCTGACCAAGGCCGCACCCAACCTGACCGCGGTCACGGTCGGTCTCGGCTGGGACGTCCGGACCACCACCGGTACGGACTTCGACCTGGACGCGAGCGCTCTGCTGCTGAACGCCCAGGGCAAGGTCGCCACCGACGGCAACTTCGTCTTCTTCAACAACCTGAAGAGCCCGGACGGCTCCGTCGAGCACACCGGCGACAACCTCACCGGTGAGGGCGAGGGTGACGACGAGCAGATCAAGGTCAACCTCGCCACGGTCCCGGCCGACGTCGACAAGATCGTCTTCCCGGTCTCCATCTACGACGCCGAGACCCGTCAGCAGTCCTTCGGTCAGGTGCGCAACGCGTTCATCCGCGTCGTGAACCAGGCCGACGGCCAGGAGCTGGCGCGCTACGACCTGAGCGAGGACGCCTCGACGGAGACGGCGATGGTCTTCGGCGAGCTGTACCGCCACGGCGCGGAGTGGAAGTTCCGCGCCATCGGCCAGGGTTACGCCTCCGGCCTGCGCGGCATCGCGCAGGACTTCGGCGTGAACGTCTGA
- a CDS encoding HAD family hydrolase: MNRTATGAATPRPALIASDLDRTLIYSTAALALTAPDAEAPRLLCVEVYQGKPLSYVTEAAAGLLDQLARTAAFMPVTTRTREQYRRIQLPCPTPRYAICANGGHLLVDGESDRDWQAVVAARLADECASLDEVRAHLLAAADPAWLLKERVAEDLFAYLVVERALLPDGWVAELSAWAEARGWTVSLQGRKVYAVPKPLTKSAAVREVARRTGARTVLAAGDSLLDADLLLAADRAWRPGHGELADTDWRAGHVEVLADRGVAAGEEILRRFLAAARTAAAAAA, from the coding sequence GTGAACCGGACCGCGACCGGTGCCGCGACGCCCCGGCCCGCGCTGATCGCCAGCGACCTGGACCGCACGCTCATCTACTCGACGGCGGCCCTCGCCCTGACCGCCCCGGACGCGGAGGCGCCGCGCCTGCTGTGCGTGGAGGTGTACCAGGGCAAACCGCTCTCGTACGTCACCGAGGCGGCCGCCGGACTGCTCGACCAGCTGGCCCGTACGGCCGCGTTCATGCCGGTCACCACCCGGACGCGCGAGCAGTACCGGCGCATCCAGCTGCCGTGCCCGACGCCCCGGTACGCGATCTGCGCCAACGGCGGCCACCTGCTGGTGGACGGCGAGTCGGACCGCGACTGGCAGGCGGTCGTCGCGGCGCGCCTCGCCGACGAGTGCGCCTCGCTGGACGAGGTGCGGGCGCACCTGCTGGCGGCGGCGGACCCGGCGTGGCTGCTGAAGGAGCGGGTCGCGGAGGACCTGTTCGCGTATCTGGTGGTGGAACGGGCGCTGCTGCCCGACGGCTGGGTCGCGGAGCTGTCCGCCTGGGCGGAGGCGCGCGGCTGGACGGTGTCCTTGCAGGGCCGGAAGGTGTACGCGGTGCCGAAGCCGCTGACGAAGAGCGCGGCGGTACGGGAGGTGGCGCGCCGCACCGGCGCCCGCACCGTCCTGGCGGCGGGCGACTCGCTGCTCGACGCGGACCTGCTGCTGGCCGCCGACCGGGCGTGGCGGCCGGGCCACGGGGAGCTGGCCGACACGGACTGGCGCGCGGGCCATGTCGAGGTGCTCGCCGACCGGGGCGTGGCGGCGGGGGAGGAGATCCTGCGCCGGTTCCTGGCGGCGGCACGGACGGCGGCGGCAGCGGCGGCGTGA
- a CDS encoding TerD family protein — MGVTLAKGGNVSLSKAAPNLTQVLVGLGWDARSTTGAPFDLDASALLCQSGRVLGDEWFIFYNNLTSPDGSVQHTGDNLTGEGDGDDESLIVDLSAVPAHCDKIIFPVSIHEADNRGQTFGQVSNAFIRVVNQADGQELARYDLSEDASTETAMIFGELYRYGGEWKFRAVGQGYASGLRGIALDFGVNVS; from the coding sequence ATGGGCGTCACGCTCGCCAAGGGAGGCAACGTCTCCCTCTCCAAGGCCGCACCCAATCTGACCCAGGTGCTGGTCGGGCTCGGCTGGGACGCGCGCTCCACCACCGGAGCGCCCTTCGACCTCGACGCCAGCGCGCTGCTCTGCCAGTCCGGCAGGGTCCTCGGCGACGAGTGGTTCATCTTCTACAACAACCTCACCAGCCCCGACGGCTCCGTCCAGCACACCGGCGACAACCTCACCGGTGAGGGCGACGGCGACGACGAGTCGCTGATCGTGGACCTCAGCGCGGTCCCCGCCCACTGCGACAAGATCATCTTCCCGGTCTCGATCCATGAGGCCGACAACCGCGGCCAGACGTTCGGCCAGGTCAGCAATGCGTTCATCCGCGTCGTCAACCAGGCGGACGGCCAGGAGCTGGCGCGCTACGACCTGAGCGAGGACGCCTCGACGGAGACCGCGATGATCTTCGGCGAGCTGTACCGCTACGGCGGCGAATGGAAATTCAGGGCCGTCGGTCAGGGGTACGCGTCGGGGCTCCGGGGCATCGCTCTAGACTTCGGGGTCAATGTTTCCTAA
- a CDS encoding FmdB family zinc ribbon protein, with protein sequence MPRYEYRCRTCGDTFELSRPMAESSAPAACPAGHDDTVKLLSTVAVGGTAAAAPARPAGGGCCGGGCCG encoded by the coding sequence ATGCCTCGCTACGAGTACCGCTGCCGCACCTGCGGCGACACGTTCGAACTGAGCCGTCCCATGGCGGAGTCCTCCGCGCCCGCCGCCTGCCCGGCCGGGCATGACGACACGGTGAAGCTCCTGTCCACCGTCGCGGTCGGCGGTACGGCCGCGGCCGCACCCGCCCGGCCCGCCGGCGGCGGGTGCTGCGGGGGCGGCTGCTGCGGCTGA
- a CDS encoding TerD family protein, with protein MTGMTHEMLKGSNVPLDAAAVRAVLCWTPGPEVPDVDASALLLGPDGRVRSDEDFVFYNQPRHPSGAVRRLAKKRVEEGLTDTVETDLAGLEPSVEQVVIAASSDGGTFAHVPDLRIVLYDAAAGDGAEALASFHVRPETGEETAMICGELYRRGEAWKFRAVAQGYPTGLIGLATAFGISVEEEAAEEGSEVPEQSAGASGEPVAEPSGPAGAAPSAVPDDATQAIPGPGSGATAAPAVPSVPVPAAPPVPPPPTAPPAYGYPHAGAPQPAYGYPQPAYGYPHAAPQPAAAAAGSPVPDPYFQLPPMGPQFQR; from the coding sequence ATGACGGGCATGACGCACGAGATGCTGAAGGGCTCGAACGTCCCGCTCGACGCCGCGGCCGTACGGGCCGTCCTGTGCTGGACCCCTGGCCCGGAGGTCCCCGACGTGGACGCCTCGGCCCTGCTGCTCGGCCCGGACGGGCGGGTGCGTTCCGACGAGGACTTCGTCTTCTACAACCAGCCGCGGCACCCCTCCGGGGCGGTGCGGCGCCTGGCGAAGAAGCGCGTGGAGGAGGGGCTCACCGACACGGTCGAGACGGACCTCGCGGGCCTTGAGCCGTCCGTGGAGCAGGTGGTGATCGCGGCGTCCTCGGACGGCGGCACCTTCGCGCACGTGCCGGACCTGCGGATCGTGCTGTACGACGCCGCCGCGGGCGACGGCGCCGAGGCGCTGGCGTCGTTCCATGTGCGTCCGGAGACGGGTGAGGAGACCGCCATGATCTGCGGCGAGCTGTACCGCAGGGGCGAGGCGTGGAAGTTCCGCGCGGTGGCCCAGGGCTATCCGACGGGGCTGATCGGGCTGGCCACGGCGTTCGGCATCTCGGTCGAGGAGGAGGCCGCCGAGGAGGGCTCCGAGGTCCCGGAGCAGTCCGCGGGCGCTTCGGGTGAGCCGGTCGCGGAGCCGTCGGGCCCCGCCGGTGCGGCCCCGAGCGCCGTCCCCGATGACGCGACGCAGGCGATACCCGGCCCGGGCTCGGGCGCCACGGCGGCCCCGGCCGTCCCTTCCGTACCCGTTCCGGCCGCTCCCCCGGTGCCCCCGCCGCCGACCGCCCCGCCCGCGTACGGCTACCCGCACGCGGGCGCGCCGCAGCCCGCCTACGGGTACCCGCAGCCCGCGTACGGCTACCCGCACGCGGCGCCCCAGCCCGCCGCTGCGGCCGCCGGGTCGCCCGTCCCCGACCCGTACTTCCAGCTGCCGCCGATGGGCCCCCAGTTCCAGCGCTGA